In the genome of Neisseria animaloris, one region contains:
- a CDS encoding tyrosine-protein phosphatase has product MRITLSILVLTLSCFARAEQLPAGTNTKPLGWATVVKRDANLYRVDHLLFRSEQPVNDDVATIEKLGIKSVVNLRFFDRNNNDTLLANRNIALINSPLLTWRIRPQDIAQTLFLIEQQQKKGPVLVHCYHGADRTGLISGMYRIVYHGWTVDQAKAEMLQGPYGFHSIWKNIESLFSHDTVEQVKIHLKALREQSKNN; this is encoded by the coding sequence ATGCGCATCACACTCAGCATCTTAGTATTGACCTTAAGCTGTTTCGCTCGGGCGGAACAACTGCCCGCCGGTACAAATACCAAACCTTTGGGCTGGGCCACCGTTGTTAAACGCGATGCCAACCTCTACCGCGTCGACCATTTGCTGTTCCGCAGCGAACAACCGGTAAACGACGATGTGGCCACCATTGAAAAACTGGGTATCAAAAGCGTAGTAAACCTGCGCTTTTTCGACCGCAACAACAACGACACCCTTTTGGCAAACCGCAATATCGCCTTAATCAACAGCCCCCTGCTGACATGGCGTATCCGCCCGCAAGATATTGCCCAAACGCTGTTTCTAATCGAGCAGCAACAGAAAAAAGGCCCTGTGTTGGTACACTGTTACCATGGGGCGGACCGCACGGGCTTGATTTCGGGAATGTACCGCATCGTTTACCACGGCTGGACGGTTGACCAAGCCAAAGCCGAAATGCTGCAAGGCCCCTACGGTTTCCACAGCATTTGGAAAAACATCGAAAGCCTGTTCAGCCACGACACTGTAGAACAAGTAAAAATCCATCTGAAAGCATTACGGGAACAATCAAAAAATAATTAA
- the surE gene encoding 5'/3'-nucleotidase SurE: MNILICNDDGYLSPGIAILARVAAEFANVRVVAPERDRSGVSNSLTLDLPLRIREADNGFYYVSGTPTDCIHLALHALPEFQPDLVLSGINNGANMGDDTLYSGTVAAATEAYLLGIPAVAFSLNDFSGRYWETAERAAWIMLEHLLKNPPEQPILWNVNIPAVAPEDIQGCKITRLGKRHHVQSIVPARNPRGESVYWIGPIGDISDRNGGTDFAESEAGYITVTPLQIDLTDYEKMDQVADFWQGVMP, translated from the coding sequence ATGAATATTCTGATTTGTAATGACGACGGCTATCTTTCCCCGGGCATCGCTATTCTTGCACGGGTGGCCGCAGAATTTGCCAACGTGCGCGTGGTTGCGCCCGAACGCGACCGCAGCGGGGTCAGCAATTCTCTTACGCTCGACCTCCCCTTGCGTATCCGAGAGGCCGACAACGGCTTTTATTATGTGAGCGGCACGCCGACCGACTGCATTCATCTGGCTTTGCATGCTTTGCCTGAGTTTCAGCCCGATTTGGTGCTTTCCGGCATCAACAACGGTGCCAACATGGGCGACGACACGTTATATTCCGGCACGGTGGCCGCAGCAACCGAGGCTTATTTGTTGGGTATTCCTGCTGTCGCGTTTTCTTTAAACGATTTCAGCGGACGCTATTGGGAAACCGCCGAAAGAGCCGCTTGGATTATGTTGGAACACTTGCTGAAAAATCCGCCCGAACAGCCGATTTTATGGAATGTGAACATTCCCGCCGTTGCACCCGAAGATATTCAGGGTTGTAAAATTACCCGTTTGGGCAAGCGGCATCATGTGCAAAGCATCGTGCCGGCACGCAACCCGCGCGGAGAATCGGTTTACTGGATCGGCCCGATAGGCGACATTTCCGACCGCAACGGCGGCACCGATTTTGCCGAAAGCGAAGCCGGCTACATCACCGTTACGCCGTTGCAGATTGATTTGACCGATTACGAAAAAATGGACCAAGTGGCAGATTTCTGGCAGGGAGTGATGCCGTAA
- a CDS encoding DUF2254 domain-containing protein produces the protein MMMYRWLLALKKPGNRLWVTPAGWAVLAVCFAFAARLAGVWLPPDVLPEIQLSTLEGLLDVIASSMLAVSTFSLSIMVSAFSSAANGATPRATELVMGDDNTRTAIASFISAFIYAIIAKTALGTGFYGQNGRFVLFVSTVVVLVYLIVTLIRWVYTLSQLGRMDNTLNKIQTAAHQALVEFRANPQMGTAWRGTCGSSARLVKAGYSGYLTHIDMASLQNRAEKSEAYVHILVRPGELLMHDTPLMLIEGGNGQGDGFTDCFVFGQTRSYDQDPNWGFIVMSEVAQRALSPAVNDPGTAISVMTGMMRLLTERPSENNGSTVTQYDRLSIKPLDCGEWVRDGFAPIARDGAGILEVDLVMQKVLAGIWRNAPEASVSEAAAEMAEKALQRALQELSFEHDAQQLKRKHEALFGN, from the coding sequence ATGATGATGTACCGTTGGTTGTTGGCATTGAAAAAACCGGGTAACCGCTTGTGGGTAACGCCTGCGGGTTGGGCGGTGTTGGCGGTATGTTTCGCCTTTGCGGCACGTTTGGCGGGCGTGTGGCTGCCGCCCGACGTATTGCCGGAAATACAGTTGTCGACGCTGGAAGGTTTATTGGACGTGATTGCTTCGAGTATGCTGGCGGTGAGTACGTTTTCTTTGTCTATCATGGTGTCGGCATTTTCGTCGGCAGCCAACGGTGCCACACCGCGCGCTACCGAGCTGGTGATGGGGGATGACAATACCCGTACGGCGATTGCCAGTTTTATTTCCGCCTTTATTTATGCCATTATTGCCAAAACCGCGCTGGGCACGGGTTTTTACGGGCAAAACGGGCGGTTTGTATTGTTTGTCAGCACGGTTGTCGTACTGGTGTATCTGATTGTTACCCTGATACGTTGGGTGTATACGCTTTCGCAGCTCGGCCGCATGGACAACACGCTGAATAAAATCCAAACGGCGGCGCACCAGGCTTTGGTCGAATTCCGCGCCAACCCGCAGATGGGAACGGCATGGCGCGGCACGTGCGGCAGTTCGGCGCGTTTGGTAAAGGCGGGATACAGCGGGTATCTAACCCATATCGATATGGCTTCGCTGCAAAACCGTGCCGAAAAATCAGAGGCATATGTGCATATACTGGTGCGCCCGGGCGAGTTGTTGATGCACGATACGCCTTTGATGCTGATAGAGGGCGGCAACGGGCAGGGAGATGGCTTTACCGATTGTTTCGTGTTCGGACAGACAAGAAGTTACGACCAAGACCCGAACTGGGGCTTTATCGTGATGAGCGAAGTGGCGCAAAGGGCTTTGTCGCCGGCGGTAAACGACCCCGGTACGGCCATCAGCGTTATGACGGGCATGATGCGTTTGCTGACTGAGAGGCCGTCTGAAAACAACGGAAGTACCGTAACGCAATATGACCGTTTGTCGATAAAGCCTTTGGATTGCGGAGAATGGGTGCGCGACGGATTCGCTCCGATTGCACGCGACGGTGCGGGCATATTGGAAGTGGATTTGGTGATGCAGAAGGTGCTGGCCGGTATTTGGCGCAACGCTCCCGAGGCTTCGGTGTCGGAAGCTGCGGCGGAAATGGCGGAAAAGGCTTTGCAACGGGCATTGCAGGAATTATCGTTTGAGCATGATGCGCAACAATTGAAACGTAAGCACGAGGCTTTATTCGGCAATTGA
- a CDS encoding aminotransferase class V-fold PLP-dependent enzyme has product MTTLPRPEVDGNGLLEYSVVYTDRALNHMSQKFQTALRYISATLKKVYNAEHVAMIPGSGSSGMEAVARQLARDEKCLIVRNGFFSFRWTQILEKGRIAADTKVLTAKQPIDEAHAPFAPAPIEAVCAEIAAYKPAVVFAPHVETASGIMLPDNYIQKLAEATHAAGGLLVIDSIASGCIWLDMEKLGIDVLISAPQKGWSGSPCCGLVMLNKAAYAKVQTTESDSFSLDLKKWLQIMETFENGGHAYHATPPTDALLKLHDVMKEAEAVGFERLQAAQTELGGKIRSLLAAKGYPSVAAEGFEAPGVVVSYTTDAGIQSGKAFLAHGLQIASGVPLQCGERNDFQTFRLGLFGLDKLQNIDRTVAHFEDALNKV; this is encoded by the coding sequence ATGACTACTCTGCCCCGCCCCGAGGTCGACGGAAACGGCCTGCTCGAATATTCGGTCGTTTACACCGACCGCGCCTTAAACCATATGTCGCAAAAATTTCAGACGGCCTTACGCTATATTTCCGCCACGTTGAAAAAAGTCTACAACGCCGAACATGTCGCCATGATTCCCGGCAGCGGCTCGTCAGGCATGGAAGCGGTTGCCCGCCAGCTTGCCCGCGACGAAAAATGTCTGATTGTGCGCAACGGCTTCTTCAGCTTCCGCTGGACACAGATTCTCGAAAAAGGCCGCATCGCTGCCGATACAAAGGTGTTGACCGCCAAACAGCCTATCGATGAAGCTCATGCACCATTTGCGCCTGCTCCAATTGAAGCGGTATGTGCAGAAATTGCTGCTTACAAACCCGCGGTTGTGTTCGCACCGCATGTAGAAACGGCTTCGGGCATCATGCTGCCCGACAATTATATTCAGAAGCTGGCCGAAGCCACCCATGCCGCAGGCGGTTTGCTGGTTATCGACTCTATCGCTTCGGGATGTATCTGGCTCGACATGGAAAAACTCGGCATCGACGTGTTGATTTCCGCCCCGCAAAAAGGCTGGAGCGGCTCGCCCTGCTGCGGTTTGGTGATGCTGAACAAAGCTGCTTATGCCAAAGTGCAGACCACCGAATCCGACAGTTTCTCGCTCGACCTGAAAAAATGGCTGCAAATCATGGAAACCTTTGAAAACGGCGGCCATGCTTACCATGCCACGCCGCCCACTGATGCGCTGCTGAAACTGCACGATGTCATGAAAGAAGCGGAGGCTGTCGGCTTCGAACGTTTGCAAGCCGCCCAAACCGAATTGGGCGGCAAAATCCGTTCGCTGCTGGCGGCAAAAGGCTATCCCAGCGTTGCCGCCGAAGGCTTCGAAGCGCCGGGCGTGGTGGTCAGCTACACCACCGATGCCGGCATCCAAAGCGGCAAAGCCTTTCTCGCCCACGGCTTGCAGATTGCTTCGGGCGTGCCGTTGCAATGCGGCGAACGCAACGATTTCCAAACTTTCCGCTTGGGCTTGTTCGGCTTGGACAAACTGCAAAACATCGATCGCACGGTTGCCCATTTTGAAGATGCTTTGAATAAAGTTTAA
- a CDS encoding FAD-dependent monooxygenase, producing the protein MNHEILIIGGGLVGAAAAVALKQQGRDVALLEIRPPETDFTKLETGWDARIYAISPTNQSLLQSLGAWPSESRIQPVSRMDVRGDNGGRIEFTAADIDAPRLTCIAENRWLLAGLWQQIRALEIPVITEAAEKLETNVQTASLSLKNGETLQAKLIIGADGANSWVRSQAGISVKEDPYRQHGVVANFRTEQDHHGTAFQWFKNGDVLAYLPLPDKKISIVWSTREPEKLTGLNPEDLAAAVTAQGENVLGQLSPLSPAFAFDLILRRPESTVAQRILLMGDAAHTIHPLAGQGVNLGFGDVIEFTRLSRNAPDVGAHQLLKQYARNRLEPVRTMQLGCDGLFHLFNEQHLPALPWLRNTGLNLVNATPAVKNRLIKHAMGL; encoded by the coding sequence ATGAACCACGAAATCCTGATTATCGGCGGCGGGTTGGTCGGTGCCGCCGCCGCAGTCGCCCTCAAACAGCAAGGGCGGGATGTTGCCCTGCTGGAAATCCGCCCTCCCGAAACCGATTTCACCAAACTCGAAACCGGTTGGGACGCACGGATTTACGCCATCAGCCCAACCAATCAAAGCCTGCTCCAATCCTTAGGCGCATGGCCGTCTGAAAGCCGTATCCAACCCGTTTCACGCATGGACGTGCGCGGCGACAACGGCGGCCGCATCGAGTTCACAGCCGCCGACATTGACGCACCCCGCCTCACCTGCATCGCCGAAAACCGCTGGCTGCTCGCCGGCCTGTGGCAGCAAATCCGCGCATTAGAAATACCCGTAATTACCGAAGCCGCCGAAAAACTCGAAACCAACGTTCAGACGGCCTCGCTATCCCTTAAAAACGGTGAAACGCTGCAAGCCAAACTGATTATCGGCGCAGACGGTGCCAACTCATGGGTGCGCAGCCAAGCAGGCATCTCCGTTAAAGAAGACCCCTACCGCCAGCACGGCGTAGTCGCCAACTTCCGCACCGAGCAAGACCACCACGGCACCGCCTTCCAATGGTTCAAAAACGGCGACGTGCTTGCCTACCTGCCGCTGCCCGACAAAAAAATTTCCATCGTATGGAGCACCCGTGAGCCTGAAAAACTTACCGGCCTCAACCCCGAAGACCTGGCCGCCGCCGTTACCGCGCAAGGCGAAAACGTACTCGGCCAACTCTCACCCCTCTCCCCCGCCTTCGCCTTCGATTTAATCCTGCGCCGCCCCGAATCCACCGTAGCCCAACGCATTTTACTGATGGGCGATGCAGCGCATACCATCCACCCGCTCGCCGGACAAGGCGTGAACCTCGGCTTCGGCGACGTGATTGAATTCACACGCCTCAGTCGCAACGCACCCGATGTCGGTGCACACCAGCTGTTGAAACAATACGCCCGCAACCGCCTGGAACCCGTCCGCACCATGCAGCTCGGCTGCGACGGCCTGTTTCATCTGTTCAACGAACAACACCTCCCCGCCCTGCCCTGGCTGCGCAACACCGGCCTGAATCTGGTCAACGCCACCCCCGCCGTCAAAAACCGCTTGATTAAACATGCGATGGGGCTATAA
- the tmk gene encoding dTMP kinase, with protein sequence MQAQFITLDGIDGAGKSTNLAVIKDWFEARNLPVLFTREPGGTPVGEALREILLDPATKAGLHTETLLMFAARRQHIEDVILPALERGVNVVSDRFTDATFAYQGGGRGVPLEEIAVLENWVQGGFRPDLTILLDVPLEVSMQRIGKNREKDRFEQEEAGFFTRVREVYLNRAAASPERYAVIDSNRDIGEVRKSINAVLDGHFNRYS encoded by the coding sequence ATGCAAGCACAATTCATCACACTCGACGGCATCGACGGTGCCGGCAAATCCACCAATCTGGCGGTGATTAAAGACTGGTTCGAAGCCCGTAATCTGCCTGTGCTGTTTACTCGCGAGCCGGGCGGTACGCCGGTGGGCGAAGCCTTGCGCGAGATTCTGCTCGATCCGGCCACCAAAGCCGGCCTGCATACCGAAACGCTGTTGATGTTCGCCGCCCGCCGCCAGCATATCGAAGATGTGATTTTGCCTGCGCTTGAACGCGGCGTGAATGTCGTTTCAGACCGCTTTACTGATGCCACTTTCGCCTATCAAGGCGGTGGCCGCGGGGTGCCGTTGGAAGAAATCGCCGTACTCGAAAACTGGGTACAGGGCGGTTTCCGACCGGATTTGACGATTTTGTTGGACGTGCCTTTGGAAGTTTCGATGCAGCGTATCGGCAAAAACCGCGAAAAAGACCGTTTCGAACAGGAAGAGGCTGGTTTTTTCACCCGTGTGCGTGAAGTTTATCTGAACCGCGCCGCCGCCTCGCCCGAGCGTTATGCAGTTATCGACAGCAACCGCGATATCGGCGAGGTGAGAAAGTCGATTAATGCGGTTTTGGACGGGCACTTTAACCGATATTCGTAA
- a CDS encoding peptidoglycan DD-metalloendopeptidase family protein: protein MLKKTAFRAGSAALVLMLGACSWLQQPAAPVTSGTSSSASSQAGQSNPYGATPYEPNAAGASAAAPEPYTPPTAGGAPASSGGAYIPSNAPVDTNAATHTVVRGDTVYNIAKRYNITQDNLREWNNLADNTISVGQTLRVKPAGYVAPADAPSASTPASKPAPVATQPKPAPSTTEPAKTPTVSTGSTRTVSGITWQRPTAGNIITQFGGGSKGVDIAGTAGQAVVSAADGKVVYAGSGLRGYGNLVIVQHNTMFLTAYGHNQNLLVKEGQTVKRGQTIARMGNTDADRVKLHFEVRQSGKPVNPTQFVAF from the coding sequence ATGTTGAAAAAAACCGCATTTCGCGCCGGTTCGGCTGCCCTGGTTTTAATGTTGGGGGCATGTTCTTGGCTTCAACAGCCCGCAGCTCCCGTTACGTCAGGTACATCAAGTTCGGCATCTTCGCAGGCCGGTCAAAGCAATCCGTATGGCGCAACGCCCTATGAGCCGAATGCGGCAGGTGCAAGTGCTGCAGCGCCTGAGCCTTATACTCCGCCCACTGCCGGCGGTGCTCCGGCCAGTAGTGGCGGTGCTTACATACCTTCTAATGCGCCGGTCGACACCAATGCCGCCACCCATACCGTTGTACGTGGCGACACGGTTTACAACATCGCTAAACGCTACAACATTACCCAAGACAATTTGCGCGAATGGAATAATCTGGCTGACAACACCATCAGCGTAGGTCAAACTCTGCGTGTGAAACCCGCAGGTTATGTTGCGCCTGCCGATGCGCCTTCTGCTTCTACGCCTGCATCTAAACCTGCTCCGGTTGCAACGCAGCCCAAACCTGCCCCCTCTACTACTGAGCCGGCAAAGACTCCGACCGTATCGACAGGCAGTACGCGCACTGTTTCCGGCATCACTTGGCAGCGCCCTACCGCAGGTAATATCATCACTCAATTCGGCGGTGGCAGCAAAGGTGTCGATATTGCAGGCACTGCGGGTCAAGCTGTGGTTTCGGCTGCCGACGGTAAGGTGGTTTATGCCGGCTCCGGCCTGCGCGGTTACGGTAATCTGGTTATCGTTCAGCACAATACTATGTTCCTAACTGCTTACGGTCATAACCAAAATCTGTTGGTAAAAGAAGGCCAGACTGTGAAACGCGGCCAAACCATCGCGCGTATGGGAAATACCGATGCCGACCGTGTCAAACTTCATTTTGAAGTGCGTCAAAGTGGCAAACCCGTGAATCCTACGCAGTTTGTTGCATTTTAA
- a CDS encoding protein-L-isoaspartate(D-aspartate) O-methyltransferase, producing the protein MQGNWTGFENRRRRMIERLARMGIGTRVLQAMDRVPRHLFVEEALQTRAYDEMSLPLGLGQTISQPYTVAKMTELLLGGSSQNMRRVLEIGTGCGYQTAVLLALDLPEIYSVERLRPLHERAKQHLRAAGLLAKARTVCGDGYLGLPEVAPFDGILVTAAPAEIPLALLQQLAVGGRMVLPLDEGGVQYLWLIEKTPQGYRETCVQEANFVPLVSGMDT; encoded by the coding sequence ATGCAGGGAAACTGGACAGGCTTTGAAAACCGCCGCCGCCGTATGATAGAGCGTTTGGCGAGAATGGGCATAGGCACGCGGGTTTTACAGGCCATGGATCGTGTGCCGCGCCATCTTTTTGTTGAAGAAGCCCTGCAAACCCGCGCTTACGATGAAATGTCGCTGCCCTTAGGCTTGGGGCAGACCATCTCCCAGCCTTACACCGTGGCCAAGATGACGGAGCTGCTGTTGGGCGGTTCATCGCAAAATATGCGGCGCGTACTCGAAATCGGCACGGGGTGCGGCTATCAGACGGCTGTTTTGCTGGCGTTAGACCTGCCGGAAATCTATTCGGTGGAGCGCCTCCGCCCCCTGCACGAGCGTGCCAAGCAGCATTTGCGCGCGGCCGGGTTGTTGGCCAAAGCCCGTACGGTGTGCGGCGACGGTTACTTGGGTTTGCCCGAAGTCGCCCCGTTCGACGGCATATTGGTTACGGCCGCTCCCGCAGAAATCCCGCTGGCGCTTTTGCAGCAGCTTGCTGTTGGCGGGCGTATGGTATTGCCGCTCGACGAAGGCGGCGTGCAGTATTTGTGGCTGATTGAAAAAACACCGCAGGGATACCGTGAAACCTGCGTACAGGAAGCCAACTTTGTACCGCTGGTCAGCGGTATGGATACTTAA
- a CDS encoding choline/carnitine O-acyltransferase, with amino-acid sequence MPPLPRLPIPDLNETCERYLKQVRPLLTDEEYKKTVAATRYFKSARGKGPELQATLQKFDNKAEKSWLIDVWLESYLKIRTPLPLTSNVGFTVQTFDKGLAEWTAALASVCADYHHNRIPTPKTPQGTPVCMEQWKILQGACRVPRQGTDRYHFAPQGGRHIGILHNGFYYRITALDEQFEAYHPDTFKQAFGQILADSDNNPFPVAVPCYLGGDGTATVYEALRLEADNAELVKYIENDLFHISINQEDLDADADLTLATFVPQQNVWCYKPTTYCYNTVTRRLFLHCEHAWEDGGALKGIVVRAAEHLNKPAGQTIQPAVNRYQWQLDETLQQNWAQWQKNYAARAAKMSVLSITVPFNGYKIPEGISQDALMQFLLQYAQLSTYGDVRNTYEAVDVSHFQSGRTECVRPISDESLAFVTGLLREQPNKEALSAALAEHKARIKTAKQGLGANRHLLGLQLMVPEVCSRVPTFFRNEGYKIFTTDFLSTSTLGDDTNTLNFAFAPTLAGGLGINYTVTCEGWLFTVSHLSSQKQEAGIFLESVKQGGERLLTFLNSKIKE; translated from the coding sequence ATGCCCCCGCTCCCCCGTTTGCCCATTCCCGATCTCAACGAAACCTGCGAACGTTATCTGAAGCAAGTACGGCCGCTGCTGACCGACGAAGAATACAAAAAAACCGTAGCCGCCACCCGCTATTTCAAATCCGCCCGCGGCAAAGGCCCCGAACTGCAAGCGACCCTTCAAAAATTTGATAACAAAGCCGAAAAAAGCTGGCTGATTGATGTATGGCTGGAAAGCTATTTAAAAATCCGTACCCCCCTTCCGCTAACCAGCAATGTGGGGTTTACCGTTCAAACGTTCGACAAAGGACTGGCGGAATGGACTGCCGCACTGGCTTCCGTATGCGCCGACTACCATCACAACCGCATTCCGACACCGAAAACGCCGCAAGGCACGCCCGTCTGCATGGAGCAATGGAAAATTCTGCAAGGAGCCTGCCGCGTTCCCCGTCAGGGAACCGACCGCTATCATTTCGCCCCGCAAGGCGGCCGCCATATCGGGATATTGCACAACGGCTTTTACTACCGCATTACCGCGCTCGACGAGCAATTCGAAGCCTATCATCCCGATACGTTCAAACAGGCTTTCGGGCAGATTCTGGCCGATTCCGACAACAATCCTTTCCCCGTCGCCGTTCCCTGCTATTTGGGCGGGGACGGAACCGCAACCGTATACGAAGCCCTGCGTTTAGAGGCCGATAACGCCGAGCTGGTCAAGTATATCGAAAACGACCTGTTCCACATCAGCATCAACCAAGAAGACCTCGATGCCGATGCCGACCTCACCCTCGCCACCTTCGTGCCGCAACAAAACGTGTGGTGTTACAAACCCACAACTTATTGTTACAACACCGTTACCCGACGTTTATTCCTACATTGCGAACACGCTTGGGAAGATGGCGGCGCACTCAAAGGCATCGTCGTGCGTGCTGCGGAGCATCTAAACAAACCCGCCGGCCAAACCATACAACCGGCGGTCAACCGTTACCAATGGCAGTTGGACGAAACCCTTCAACAGAACTGGGCGCAATGGCAGAAAAACTATGCCGCCCGCGCCGCCAAAATGAGCGTGCTCAGCATCACCGTTCCGTTTAACGGTTACAAAATCCCCGAAGGCATCAGCCAAGATGCTTTGATGCAGTTTTTGCTGCAATATGCGCAGCTTTCCACTTACGGCGATGTCCGCAACACTTACGAAGCTGTCGATGTCAGCCATTTTCAAAGCGGTCGTACGGAGTGCGTGCGCCCTATCTCCGATGAATCGCTAGCTTTCGTAACCGGCCTGCTGCGTGAACAACCCAATAAGGAAGCATTGAGTGCCGCGCTTGCCGAACACAAAGCCCGCATCAAAACCGCTAAACAAGGGCTCGGAGCCAACCGGCACCTGCTCGGACTACAACTGATGGTGCCTGAAGTTTGCAGCCGCGTGCCGACATTCTTCCGCAACGAAGGATACAAAATCTTCACCACCGATTTTCTGTCCACCTCCACCCTCGGCGACGATACCAACACTCTCAATTTTGCCTTCGCCCCCACGTTAGCGGGCGGCTTGGGCATCAATTACACGGTAACGTGCGAAGGATGGCTGTTTACCGTCAGCCATCTATCCAGCCAGAAGCAGGAAGCCGGCATCTTTCTCGAATCGGTCAAACAAGGCGGCGAGCGCTTACTGACTTTTCTCAATTCTAAAATAAAAGAGTAA
- the ampD gene encoding 1,6-anhydro-N-acetylmuramyl-L-alanine amidase AmpD has translation MENNWQQGWWQGARRVDSPNFSPRAENETVSLVVLHNISLPPFEYGNGAVEKLFTNRIDPEEHPFFSILTELRVSSHFLITRQGEAIQFVSCDDTAYHAGVSSFRGREKCNAFSIGIEIEGCDFEPFTPAQYQCLNTLLPAIAEHYPIEAVTGHQDIAPGRKSDPGHFFDWEKIRRPGITVVLGEN, from the coding sequence ATGGAAAACAACTGGCAACAAGGCTGGTGGCAAGGAGCGCGGCGCGTAGATTCGCCCAATTTTTCTCCCAGAGCGGAAAACGAAACCGTTTCATTGGTAGTGCTGCACAATATTTCCCTGCCGCCGTTCGAATACGGCAACGGTGCCGTGGAAAAACTATTTACCAACCGCATCGACCCCGAAGAACACCCGTTTTTCAGCATCCTTACCGAACTGCGCGTATCCAGCCATTTTCTGATTACGCGGCAGGGAGAAGCCATCCAGTTCGTATCGTGCGACGACACCGCCTACCACGCAGGGGTTTCGTCTTTCCGCGGCAGAGAAAAATGTAATGCGTTTTCAATCGGTATCGAAATCGAGGGCTGCGATTTTGAACCTTTTACCCCCGCCCAATATCAATGTTTAAACACCCTTTTACCTGCGATTGCAGAGCATTACCCGATCGAGGCGGTAACCGGCCACCAAGATATCGCCCCCGGCCGCAAAAGCGACCCCGGCCACTTTTTCGATTGGGAAAAAATACGGCGGCCCGGTATTACGGTTGTGCTCGGCGAAAACTGA
- the mltG gene encoding endolytic transglycosylase MltG has translation MLKKLFKWLAGLFILFIAVWSALLFIPKTNDKAYRVKVEKNQGIASVSRKLADDGVIYSRPVLLGTAYLLGVHNRLHTGAYRLPKKVSAWQVLQRLRGGRPDSVTVRIVEGMRFSQMRDIINGTEDIAHETRGWSNEKLLQTIDPNALSGHPEGLFFPDSYEIDAGSSDLQIYKTAYRTMQRHLQAAWDERQSGLPYKNPYELLIMASLIEKETAHEADRRHVAAVFVNRLAIGMRLQTDPTVIYGMGNAYKGRIRKADLRRDTPYNTYTRAGLTPTPIALPGKAALEAAAHPSSAKYLYFVSKMDDTGLSQFSHTLEEHNAAVRKYILKR, from the coding sequence ATGTTGAAAAAATTGTTTAAATGGCTTGCGGGCCTTTTTATTTTGTTTATCGCCGTGTGGTCGGCATTGCTGTTTATACCGAAAACCAACGATAAAGCCTACCGTGTAAAAGTAGAAAAAAACCAAGGTATTGCTTCGGTAAGCCGCAAGCTGGCCGACGACGGGGTGATTTACAGCCGCCCTGTATTGTTGGGAACGGCTTATCTGCTCGGCGTACACAACCGGCTGCACACCGGTGCATACCGCCTGCCCAAAAAAGTGTCTGCATGGCAGGTTTTGCAACGTTTGCGCGGCGGCCGGCCTGATTCGGTAACCGTGCGCATTGTCGAAGGAATGCGTTTTTCTCAGATGCGCGACATTATTAACGGCACTGAAGATATTGCACACGAAACGCGCGGTTGGAGCAATGAAAAACTGCTGCAAACGATTGATCCGAACGCATTAAGCGGCCATCCCGAAGGGCTGTTTTTCCCCGACAGCTACGAAATCGATGCGGGCAGCAGCGATCTTCAGATTTATAAAACCGCCTACCGCACGATGCAGCGGCATTTGCAGGCGGCTTGGGATGAGCGTCAGAGCGGGTTGCCGTATAAAAATCCGTACGAGCTGTTGATTATGGCGAGCCTGATTGAAAAAGAAACCGCCCACGAAGCCGACCGCCGCCATGTTGCCGCCGTGTTCGTTAACCGTTTGGCCATCGGTATGCGCCTGCAAACCGACCCGACCGTGATTTACGGTATGGGCAACGCATATAAAGGCCGCATCCGCAAAGCCGACTTGCGACGCGACACGCCCTACAACACTTACACCCGAGCCGGTTTAACGCCCACGCCGATTGCTTTGCCGGGCAAAGCCGCGCTTGAGGCCGCCGCCCATCCGTCGTCGGCCAAATACCTGTATTTTGTTTCGAAAATGGATGATACGGGCTTGAGCCAGTTCAGCCATACTTTGGAAGAGCATAACGCAGCAGTGCGCAAATACATATTGAAGCGTTAA